The following is a genomic window from Candidatus Zixiibacteriota bacterium.
CGACTCCATGGTATCGTCGACCGACAGGATGAAGCAGGCGGAGCACTGCGGCTTTTCCTCGATGCCGCAGTTGAACCACACCGGGCTGTTGAAGCACGCTTTCTGGTGCAGCAGGATGTGCGTCAGCTCGTCGGAAAAAACCCTGGCGTCGGTCTGACTCGCGAAGTAGCCGTCCTTCACGCCCCAGCGGGTGATGGTATCGACCACGCGGCTGATCATCTGGCGCACGCTGTGCTCGCGCTGCGGGCTCCCCAGCGGACCCCGAAAGTACTTCGAGACGACCACCGTGGTCGCCATCTGCGACCACGATTTCGGGATCTCGACGTTGGACTGCTCGAAGACGACCTTGCCTTTCTCGTTGGTGATGGAGGCCGAGCGCAGCTCCCACTCCACTTCATCGTACGGATGGATCCCCTCGCGGGTGAAATAGCGCTTGAGGCTGAGCCCCGTTTTGGGAGCCCCCGATTGTCCCCGATCCGTAGCAAAATCAGTGGCTTGCGCAGTGGTGAACACCATGTCTTGGCCCCCCTCTTTTTCTACATATAGTATGAATCAATGGATATGCAACTAGATTTGGTAGTGGTAACGGCTTTGGAAATCTTTGTCAAGAAAAAATTTGCCCTTCGGGACGTCTTCGTTTTTTGGCGTCGAAATCGGGCGCCGGAGGGCCCAAAAACGTGGTGAGAGCCTGGCTTATTTGATAAGATCCGGGCCGTGGCGGACAAGGATTCTCAGCTCGAGCACGTGGGCGCGGTGCTGGAAAAATCCCTCAGGCGGCTCGATCTTTCCGCTCGACTCGAGGAGTACGGCGTCTGGCCGATCTGGAACGACACCGTCGGGCTCACCATCGCGCGCAACGCGCAGCCTGAAAAGATCCGCAACGGCACTCTTTTCGTCAAGGTTTCCAGCCCGGTCTGGATGCAGCAGCTCCAGTACATGAAGGAGATGATCGCCGAGAAGCTCAACCAGCGCCTCGGAGCGGAACTGGTGAAAAATATCTTTTTCGTCGTGGGCAAGATCGACGGCCCCGCCCAGGAACGAACCCCGAAAAATCCCCCGGCGCCTCCCGAGCCGCTGCAGGGCGAAGAGTTCCTGGACAAGATCGAGGACCCCGAGATCCGCCAGTCTTTCAAGAAGATCCTGGCCGGCCACGCGCGCCGGCGGCGAAAAGAACCGCCCGGCGGTTCCTAACGCGCGTCCGTCGCCGGCGCTCCGATTCTGCTCCCCGCCAGCATCGCCGCGACCTCGGCCGTATAGTGTTTTTCCCGTTCGTAGACGTGGAGCGGCGGAAGTATCGCCGTCCCGCTCCTTCCTCCCTTGACTCCCTCGGCGAGGATCAGGGAGGCTTCGCTGGATCCGGACCGCGAGTAAACCAGCCTCACCCGTTTCGGCTCCAGACCGGCGGCGCGCATCCCGGCCAGCAGATCGACGCTGCGGGGCGCCGGATAGACCAGGGCCATCCGGCCGCCGTCCGGCAGCAGATACGCTCCCGCGCTCAAGAAATCGGCGAGGTTTCCGCAGGTTTCGTGCCGCGCGATCCGCTTCTCCTCGTCGGGGCTGACACGACCGCTGGTGGCTCTTCGATACGGCGGATTGGAGACCACCGCCGTGAAAGCGCCCGGGGGGAAGCGGCGCCGGACCTCGCGCACGTCGGCGCGAGTCATCTCGACCCTGTCCGCGCACCCGTTCAACCTCACGTTGCGCCGCGCGCGCTCGACCATCCGCTCCTGTGTCTCGATTCCGGTGACGCGGATCTCCGGCTGGAGGTGGGCGAGCATCAGCGCGACCGCGCCGTTGCCGCTCCCGAGGTCGGCCACGCGGTCGGTTGCGCGAACCGTCGCGAAGTGAGCCAGCAGAACCGAGTCCAGGGAAAAGCGGTACCCCGATCGGCTCTGGTAAAGTTTGAGCCTGCCGTTAAAAATGGTATCCAGAGAATCGTCTCGCATCGCTCGGCCCCTCCGCGCGTCGCTTGTTGCTTGAAAACGGAGGAGGTTTTCTATACAAACGTGAGCTTAAGTACCTGGATACTAGCAGAATGTTGGAACCTCTGCTTCCCGGCCGGGCGGAAACCCGGCCGCGAGTCGCGCGATCGCGAATCGGACGAGCCGCAGGCCAGGCGCCATGGAGCAGATCGGGTGTTCCGCAGCCGGGTTTCGCATAACGCATGATCGCCTTCTTCGGTCAAATCGGCCGTGCCACGATCCTGCAGCTCGCGGGCACCGGGAGGATGTTCCTGTTCCTGCTTTCCGCCTTCGCCTGGGCCTTTCGCCCGCCCCTGCGAATCCGCCTGATCCTGTATCACGTCAAGACCATCGGCGTTGATTCCCTGTCGGTGGTCGTTCTCTCCGGTATCTTCACCGGAATGGTCATGGGGCTTCAGGGCTACTACAGCCTCAGAAAGTTCAACGCCGAGAGCTTCCTCGGCTCGGCGGTGGCGCTCGGGCTGCTGCGCGAGCTCGGTCCGGTCCTTTCCGCTTTCATGGTCACCGGCCGCACCGGCTCGGCGATGGCGGCCGAGCTGGGCAGCATGAAGGTGACCGAGCAGATCGACGCGCTCTATTCCATGGCGGTCAACCCGGTTCAGTACCTGGTTTCACCCCGGCTGATCGCGGGGTTGATCTCGATGCCGCTGCTGACGGCGATCTTCGACGTGGTGGGCATTTACGGCGCCTACGTCATCGGCGTCGGCCTGCTGGGGGTGAGCTCGGGCAGCTATTTTGCCGGGATGGAGAGCAGCGTGGTGTTCCACGACG
Proteins encoded in this region:
- a CDS encoding tRNA1(Val) (adenine(37)-N6)-methyltransferase, whose protein sequence is MRDDSLDTIFNGRLKLYQSRSGYRFSLDSVLLAHFATVRATDRVADLGSGNGAVALMLAHLQPEIRVTGIETQERMVERARRNVRLNGCADRVEMTRADVREVRRRFPPGAFTAVVSNPPYRRATSGRVSPDEEKRIARHETCGNLADFLSAGAYLLPDGGRMALVYPAPRSVDLLAGMRAAGLEPKRVRLVYSRSGSSEASLILAEGVKGGRSGTAILPPLHVYEREKHYTAEVAAMLAGSRIGAPATDAR
- a CDS encoding MlaE family lipid ABC transporter permease subunit, with translation MIAFFGQIGRATILQLAGTGRMFLFLLSAFAWAFRPPLRIRLILYHVKTIGVDSLSVVVLSGIFTGMVMGLQGYYSLRKFNAESFLGSAVALGLLRELGPVLSAFMVTGRTGSAMAAELGSMKVTEQIDALYSMAVNPVQYLVSPRLIAGLISMPLLTAIFDVVGIYGAYVIGVGLLGVSSGSYFAGMESSVVFHDVWSGLLKSISFGLIIAWVCCYKGFHAPPMATGVGQATTESVVLCFVLILVWDYFMTSVML
- a CDS encoding DUF721 domain-containing protein, which gives rise to MADKDSQLEHVGAVLEKSLRRLDLSARLEEYGVWPIWNDTVGLTIARNAQPEKIRNGTLFVKVSSPVWMQQLQYMKEMIAEKLNQRLGAELVKNIFFVVGKIDGPAQERTPKNPPAPPEPLQGEEFLDKIEDPEIRQSFKKILAGHARRRRKEPPGGS